The Apium graveolens cultivar Ventura chromosome 10, ASM990537v1, whole genome shotgun sequence nucleotide sequence agcctttccttttcctttctttgagacaaccactttgggggattcctcctcagcattaagagcaactgtccttgactttctcccatgtctcttgcttctttgatccatctcaagttcataagtcttgagcattccataaatttcatcaagagtagtttcatcaagagcatagttgtctcttataatagtagctttcaaatcccaactttcaggaagagctaaaaggaattttagatttgaatcttcaatgtcatattccttgtccaccagtgacagatcgttcaagagtttgacaaatctgtcatataagtcagttaaatactcatcactttttgagtcaaagtgctcatactcttgagtgagtatagtcctcctatttttcttgattgtatcagttccctgacaccttatctccaaagcatcccatatctcctttgcagtcttgcactgaattaccctatttgacatgacattatcaatggcactatgcagcaaatgccttacctttgcatccttggcaatagatgatatatcttcagctgtgtattcacttttctcctttggtatggtctttactggctgatctgcaactacaacagagagcttggttggcttatacggtccttcataaattctatcaaggtattctgtatctgtagcttccagaaacaaagccatcttcactttccatatgggatactcggagggtctcagcatgggaaccctgatagtctcatatcgactgtgggtttgagtctttggagtttcttcagttttggcgggcttggttagattttttgcttcttcagacattattgttttggatctttactgtatgtgtgttaacagataggctctaataccacttcttaggtcacacaacactgtagaagggggttgaatacagtgtagaatataatcaaattgatttaaagcacaagtaacagaaaacagatatattcgatataataaactctgttacaatgaaactgttctctctcagtgatgaacaaatatcacgagagctgctaggttacaattgtatgatcttctcgataatcgTAATTattatagagtaaacctatgtatgtgtttatatagacacacagttacaagataacttctaattgatatgaaatataattatgtctcctaaaatatatcaatcagatatcttatataattcttctagtcctctaactctttccatgcatatcttcttcttgtattagtctcgatcttctttcctataaatcagcttccttccttaactgttagtcctccagtacttcagttctgatatccatcttttgatattatcttttgataatctaagtcctgatatccttaagtcctgacttccagtaagtcttgattccagtaaaaactgatatttcctgttagttaagatctgaaaactaaacatgaaacatattagacatgacatctcaaatatatccaacagaAAGAATGtgctcattcctactcgaacagtcacggggtagAGAGTTTGaatggattataggaagctgaacaaagccataaggaaagatcacttccctctttcttttattgatcagatgcttgacaggttggctgggcatgagtattactgtcttctggatggctattcgggcaataatcagatttgcatcgctccagaagatcaggaaaagactaccttcacttgtccgttTGGTACTTTTACCTTCGGAAGAGTTTCTTTTaggttatgtggtgcacctgccacatttcagagatgcgtgatggctatcttctctgacataattggtcagaatgtggaggtgttcatggatgatttttctgtGTTCGGGGATTCTTTCGATGAGTGCTTTCAAAATCTTGGtgcagttcttaaaaggtgtgttgagaccaatctggttctcaattaggagaaatatcactttatggtgcaatagggcatcattcttgggcacaaggtctctggtaaaggtcttgaggtggacaaagccaatgtgggggtcattgaaaaccttcctccaccgGTTTTAGTTAAGGGAATCTGCAGCTTTCTTGGCCATGCGGGATtctatcggcgtttcatcaatgacttctctaaaatctcaaAGTCCTTGTGCAatctgttagagaaagatgtcccgttcaagtttgatgatgagtgcctagcTGCATTTTAGAGCTTAAAGaggagtttgatcacggcacctgtaATAACTGCACCTtattggaatgagccttttgaaatgatgtgcgatgcgagtgactatgcagttggagcagttcttgggcaaaggaagaacaatatatttcatgaggtctactatgctagtaagaccctcaatggtgctcaactgaactacactactactgagaaggaactcttatccattgtctacggttttgagaagtttcgatcttatttgcttgggacgaaagTGACAGTcttcactgatcacgctgttattcgttatctcgtctcgaagaaggactcaaagcctagattgattcgatgggttcttttactttcaggagtttgagttggagatcaaggatatgaaagatactgagaatcaagttgtAGATCATCTCTCTCGGTTAGAAGATCCAAGTACAGCTTCACATGACAAGGCATTGATAAATTAGTCTTTTCCCGACAAGtagttgtttggagtgcaagaagaagaaccgtggttcgcagacatcgtgaactaccttgtgagcaacgTTATGCCTTCAGACTTgacttatgctcaaaggaagaagtttcttcatgacTTGAAGTGGaacatgtgggatgagccatttttgtttcGGCAAAGAGCTAACCAAAtgatgtattccgtacagcaagacggagggtatcttgcgagaTTGTCATTCAACTGTTTAtagaggccactatggtggagaaaagacagcatcTCGTATctttcaagcaggattcttcaggcctacattgtttaaggatgcacataaGTTCGTTTTaaagtgtgatcgctgccagcgtgttggtaatatgtcaaagaaggatgagatgcctcttaatgtgcttctcgaggttgaggtcatCGATGTTTGGGAAATTGACTTCATGGAGCCATTTGTCTCATCTggcaataatcagtatatcttgttggtggttgattatgtgtcaaaatgggtcgaagtcaAGGCTTTTCCAAtgaatgatgcgaaggtagtgcttaacttttttcacaagcagatattcacaagattcggaactctaagagtcataatcagtgacgaaggatcgcatttctgcaattgCAAGTTCACTGCTGTGATGCAGAGATATAATGTGAATTATCCCATTgttacagcctaccatcctcaaactaatgatcaagctgaggtatctaacagagagatcaagcgtattctagagaaagttgtatgtccatcgataaaggattggtctttgaagctggatgaagctgtttgggcatatcgaacaacattcaagactccgctaggcatgtcaccgtatcaattggtttatggtaaaagatgtcatttgcctgtggagctagagcaaaaggcatattgggctttgaagaaattgaaccttgacATGGATGCAGCTAGTAAGAAaatgatgcttcaattgaatgaacttgatgagttccgaattcaagcgtatgagaacaacaaaatgtataaggagaaagtcaagaggtggcacgataggggtctagtgctcaaatcatttgtgtaggcgaaacaagttcttttgttcaactatcgtctccatctttttcctggaaaattgaagtcgaggtggtcagggccatttgttttcaaaactgtgtttccacatggagcggtggagatttaagaatgatccaggccaggcattcaaggtgaatggacagcgtttaaagcattactatggagataCGACAACCCGTGAGGTGGTTAATGttgttttattgtcaacttgatcttgaaattctacgtcaagctagcgacgtaaaacaagcgcttcttgggaggcaacctgagcttgttgtatattagtaggaaagaaaaaaatatagaaggaagaaaaaatagaagaaacacaaaaaaaaatcGGAAAAGCGGAAAAAATAGGGGAATTTTTCCAGGAGCAcagtgcgcccgcgctgggaAGCGGGGAAGTCACGCTGAAACAGCAggagcacggcgcgcccgcgctgggatGCGGGGCAGCCGTGTTGAATCAACAGAAACACAGCTCACCCACGCTCCCAAGCGGGGCGGCAGCACTGATCCCCtgagaaaaaataaaaatatccGAAAAATTCAAAACAAATATGAGACCTCAGCCGAATTTTCCTCCTTCCACTACCCTAATTCCTTCTCCTAATCAATTCTAAACTCTACCCATTATCCTCACTAACCCATAATCGTATCccaattctaattctaattctctatatatacatacacctatataCATCCATCTCCATCACTTTTATTCTTTCAAACCCTAAATCTCTTTACACACCTCTCTTATCTTACTTAATCAATtccaatggcaccaaagagagcCTGTACTCAAGATAGAACCAACACTAACCTCGCCTCTACCGATACTTCGAGTGTTGGGGGTGCGAGGCCTCGATTTGTTACTccggaggctgaagcggagtattCAGGGTTGTTGTCTAAGCAGATAGCGAATGAGAGGGGTTTTCTACCTTCAGGTAAGGATGGTAAGCTTCTCAAGATAATTTTGGAGACGGGATGGGTTTAgttttgtgaggcacccgctgtTGTGCTTACGAGTATCATTCgggagttctatgcgaacgcaaaagctgagaagaatgggtattcgGTGGTTCGTGGGTTGACATTGGACTACAACCCGGAGGCTATTCGCAGGGTTATCAACCAACCTGTGAGGAAGCCAACTCAAGAGAAGTGGGTAACTAAGACAGgggaggactttgatttggatttgattgtggctACGCTGTGTGTCCCGGATACACATTGGAAGTTCAATAGGGGATCAAACGAGTATCTCAATTTTCCCgcttcatgcatgaacaggtttgctcgtgcttggaatgcttttatttgtgcgaATATCATGCCTTCTTCTCATGTGTATGATGTGACTGTGGATCGTTCAAAGTTGTTATGGGGGATTTTGCAGagagattatgtggatctcggtTCTGTTATTCATCACGGTACCTTGCGGTTTTTGCGTGGAAGCACTACGGGGTCTATTCCTTATGCCTCGATTGTGACCAAGCTTTGTGTGTCGGtgggtgttcattggcccgcacacgagcagctTCAGTTACCAAGTGCCCCCATCGACAGTTCTACGATCTTGAGCATGCaagagtggtatggtgggaaggcTGATGAGAAGGGACTAGGGTACACATATGATCATTTTCCAGGAGGCCAGCCAGCGGATCAGAGGTTTGTTGGTGGTTCGACTCAGGATAACAGAGCAGCATGGAGACATCAGGTTGGTAGGGCTGGTTCTTCGCAGCAACAGCAGCAGGAAGCAGAGGATAGTGTTGGTTTAGGCTCGACACAGTCTAGGCATTTGATGAGGCGGATGGATACGATATATGAGTCGCATAGCAGGTTTGCGCAGGATCTTACTCAGTAATTGGGTACAGCTTTTCGAGCCACAGgggttgacattcagtggccagtttttggagagaattttgtgtacccgcctcctgacactccacccgcgGAGGGTGATGATCATTATGATTCCGAGCAGGTATGCCTTGATTTTTTGCTACtaccttcaatgaggacagtgaaatttttaagtttgggggtggtagttaaggaatatatgtgtgtgagtccatatagatgcatattcatgatagtttaggTCATATAGTTTACATATTTGTCAGGtagttatttttttatttgtttttgtttagCATATTTATTAGTATGTTACATTTAATTGCATTTGCATTATATTATGATCCCTTAGGTTGCTTTTCtgattaatttgtgatgttgatgcgagtgtatTGATGTCATATAGAGGAATGTTAAGTCCTAatgagttgatttgcatgctagaaagaagaaaattttcactaagtcttatagggttcttgagtgctagatcatgatcatgatttatttatttatcgaggtttaatcacttgtttatgtctagaatttatgttattctcttagtgacaaaataacatggatttttaaaattggagaaaaacttggatttcattgctagttgtggctaggcgtcaaatggctagtagtcggctcatatttacatgagtagtctagggttgagtgAGATGGAGCGAAATACATTCGTTCATAATTtgttaaaaaaagaaaaaaataaagaaatatgtgttatgtataattgatcacgagtgggctctttaatactcgagttattaagttctaggggactttatgcctagggaactaaggcttttatagtctgggatccgctaacctaacgctcgctacatgggtataATTGCATAAATCATTTGTGGACCTCgctcattgcatgatcaaataagcatgttTGTGTTTTGTATGTGTTctcaataaaagcatgaatccttgtataactctgataaattgaagtgttgtcagtcattttgagtttatcgtttattctatttataaccttgtgattatCTTGACGAGaggtgagttatgattattgatctagttttgagagtatatctgttaagcaattgcacacacgcacatttctggcttgtgagttgatttatgggatttgattgaactttgtgAGAATAATTGCATTCATTGAGATATTGTTTATTGGTTGGTtaagttattctgaggggatcattgcattcatgttagttgcattcatgcatttttatttcttgtttttgagtctgttatgcttgaggacaagcatcgattcaagtttggggttGTGCTAAGTGgtatttatatccacttagaatgcttcgtaaaggctcgaattggtgttttgtactcaagttgtttgtgtttttaATATGTTTTTTGTAGTCTTTTGCATTAGGGCATATTCGAAAGGAGTAGATTTCAAATGTTTTATGCTTaaaagagtgttaggatggagcctcggtcGATTGCGTGAAAGAAACCAACACGAGAAGTCAAGGTAACaataaaaattagtttttttCAGAAGGTCGGTGCGGCCGCGCTACACTTGGGAGCGGTCGCGCCCGTTTGGCAGAACTTCAGGGCGGTCGCGCTAGATCCGGGGGCAGCCGCGCTAGGTCGATTTCTCAGAATCCTGATTTGACTTGAATTTTAAGCGTTCGAAGGCCCAGGTCATCCAGAAGCCTATAAataccaataaaaagatgttttcCATATAGAAGAGCAAGGAGAGAGCagcaagaagacctaatagcacaattcaacgaaggagaagaagatcttgtttttacttgtgattctttgattaagttataatcttggatgcttgttttctttgttgtttgaacctaatactcttgttaacgtacgTTGTTATTATATTCAGTTATTTCAGACCTCGTTTAtcttagtttatttaccatgctttcattgaaacccatgctgatgatgagttcggttatgaactaatcgttatcgtggggttctaacggatttacttatggatttttatagttaattattttgatacctaagtgtgtggtgattgtatgatatcctagtattggttgtgcttattcatcttatgtgcgtcgcgaacatataagatagcgtgttaatctctattgaagcgacagtgaatatagaggtttagaacttgccatgctagcataggttcatgtatttgttatgcatgattcttaggtaattttaaccatcttactcgccctatgtaatcacgatagataacttgcgcattaaacctttatgttgtcaaattctatagatatatatggtctcaacataattggtatctattcagcttctatctcttttgtggatgtctggtagtagggtattcgtacaacgaaagttggtatttactagtttcgtgttatctgattagttgtcatcgcCATTGCATgataaggttaagaacaataactttgaatgaagtatctaatgaagttaaaatcccatgtctgtctcatatagttaaatcaaccttttaatctcttagttatttgcatgttagttaatatttTAGTTAATAAACATCTTAACTTGTTATTATCctagcattgaacgataaccatacattgttgcataagtgcataaattgaagttaacctaaaccagtatctgtgggaacgaatctgatttatatcttatactacttgcgaacgcgtatacttgcgtgtaattttagcgcgtgttttcgccctaataCTTTGCACTCAAGATTCCTACTGGAATCAAAAAGCAGATGCAATTGGATTATTGAGGTTGCTACCCCAACAAAAATGACTGCTACATTACGAATGTTATCTTACGGTGCAACAGCTGATCAATATGCCGAAATATGTAGAATGGGAGAATCAACTACATTTGAGTGTATGAAAAAGTTTTATCAGCTGGAAAGACTCTTTGGTGAAGAGTACCTTCGTGCTCCAACACTTGCAGATTTAAGAAGGCTTCTAGCAAGGGGTGAACAAAGAGGATTTCCTGGTATGCTTGGAAGTATCAGTTGTATGCACTGGGAGTGGAAGAATTGTCCAAGCGGGTGGGTAGGGGCTTATAGTGGCCTAGAAGGACGCCCTACTATCATTCTAGAGGTTGTCGCTTCCTATGACACTTGGGTGTGGCACGCTTTTTTCGGTGTGCATGGAGCTCAAAATGATATTAACGTTTTAAGTTAGTATCCCATATTTGATAAAGTCATCGCAGGAAATAGCCCAACGGTGGTGTTTCACGTCAATGGCAAAAGATACAACAATGATTATTATCTTGCTGATGAGATTTATCCTAGGTATTCAACATTTGTAAAAACCACATCAAATCTTGCCACTCAATCACGAAAATTATTTTCTAAGAAACATGAGTCATATCGTAAAGACGAGGAGAGGTGTTTTGGTATCTTGCAATATCGATGGGCTATTCTTCGTCATGGTGCTCGGATGTATAAGCGTTCCACACTTAGAAGCATCATGA carries:
- the LOC141690807 gene encoding uncharacterized protein LOC141690807, producing the protein MTATLRMLSYGATADQYAEICRMGESTTFECMKKFYQLERLFGEEYLRAPTLADLRRLLARGEQRGFPGMLGSISCMHWEWKNCPSGWVGAYSGLEGRPTIILEVVASYDTWVWHAFFGNSPTVVFHVNGKRYNNDYYLADEIYPRYSTFVKTTSNLATQSRKLFSKKHESYRKDEERCFGILQYRWAILRHGARMYKRSTLRSIMMTGIILHNMIVEDEFVEDKFVESVEEDLMLVA